One stretch of Tistrella mobilis DNA includes these proteins:
- a CDS encoding enoyl-CoA hydratase-related protein yields MPIAVERRGRVAQIVFNRPETGNLMNAALFAALRDALRDVGGDPAVRVVRLGSTGDAFTRGGDLNEFVENPLKGGWEQSALYECTLELARFQKPIVASVQGPAIGGGSTLILNCDIVIASDRAGFVFPFSSLGICPEIGSSYLLPLAVGERRARDWMLTSRKIGAEEALAAGLVTEIVPHDMLEARADAVADQLAGFAGEAVRATKKLLQDVHLAALEGAIQAEMRALATLMEGPAVREAVGAFFQKRKPDFSGLA; encoded by the coding sequence ATGCCCATCGCCGTCGAGCGTCGCGGACGTGTCGCGCAGATCGTGTTCAACCGGCCCGAGACCGGCAATCTGATGAATGCGGCGCTGTTTGCGGCGCTGCGCGATGCCCTGCGGGATGTGGGCGGTGATCCGGCGGTGCGGGTGGTGCGGCTGGGATCGACCGGCGATGCCTTTACCCGCGGTGGGGATCTGAACGAATTCGTCGAGAATCCGCTGAAAGGCGGTTGGGAACAGTCGGCGCTGTATGAATGCACGCTGGAACTGGCGCGGTTCCAGAAGCCGATCGTGGCGTCCGTGCAGGGGCCGGCGATCGGCGGCGGGTCGACGCTGATCCTGAATTGCGACATCGTCATCGCATCGGATCGCGCCGGCTTCGTGTTCCCGTTCTCAAGCCTGGGCATCTGCCCCGAGATCGGCTCCAGCTATCTTCTGCCGCTGGCGGTGGGGGAGCGGCGGGCGCGGGACTGGATGCTGACCAGCCGGAAGATCGGCGCCGAAGAGGCGCTGGCCGCGGGCCTCGTGACCGAAATCGTGCCCCATGACATGCTGGAGGCCCGCGCCGATGCGGTCGCCGACCAGCTTGCGGGCTTCGCGGGCGAGGCGGTGCGGGCAACCAAGAAACTGCTTCAGGATGTCCATCTGGCCGCACTTGAAGGCGCGATCCAGGCCGAGATGCGCGCCCTTGCCACGCTGATGGAAGGCCCCGCCGTGCGCGAGGCCGTGGGCGCCTTCTTCCAGAAGCGCAAGCCCGATTTCTCGGGCCTCGCCTGA
- a CDS encoding phage tail protein, with the protein MDVFVGEVRAFPYAFIPAGWLLCDGSLVSMDTYQNLFSVIGTTYGGGEGTFGLPSLLGSAVIGTGMSAGRSFTAGQAVGSATVALTKDTIPAHTHVIQTQISVERAAQPGSTTLIGSPQYPFKGKQYLYKGYIGDGSAPVTVAMADATITSTGGGIPHPNMSPYLTLVYCINATDPNSIMPVWPSA; encoded by the coding sequence ATGGACGTGTTTGTCGGCGAAGTCCGCGCCTTTCCTTATGCCTTCATCCCGGCCGGATGGCTGCTGTGCGACGGAAGCCTGGTGTCGATGGACACATACCAGAATCTGTTCTCGGTCATCGGGACGACTTATGGCGGCGGCGAGGGGACGTTCGGCCTGCCGTCTCTGCTGGGGTCGGCGGTGATCGGTACGGGCATGTCTGCCGGACGCAGCTTCACCGCCGGGCAGGCGGTGGGCTCTGCCACCGTCGCGCTGACCAAGGACACCATTCCAGCCCATACGCATGTGATACAGACGCAGATAAGCGTTGAGCGCGCGGCGCAGCCCGGAAGCACGACCCTGATCGGATCGCCGCAATATCCGTTCAAGGGCAAGCAGTATCTGTACAAAGGGTATATCGGTGACGGCAGTGCGCCTGTCACCGTCGCCATGGCCGATGCAACCATTACGTCTACCGGGGGCGGTATCCCGCACCCCAACATGTCACCCTATCTGACACTCGTCTACTGCATCAACGCGACCGATCCGAACTCGATCATGCCGGTCTGGCCTTCTGCTTAG
- a CDS encoding phage tail protein — MDGSLMGEIRLIATDRAPVGWLKCDGSLVNISQYPGLFSMIGTTYGGDGVRQFALPDLRGRLPIGQRAATAAQPAYLLAETGGQQTTTLTALPPHSHDFMVTTDAATTTQPDGAVPAVPPQPFQTFVPQSATAGSVALSASMLTYVGGNQPHDNMMPSMPMAYIISVAGSMPQTMPEGGA, encoded by the coding sequence ATGGATGGCAGCTTGATGGGGGAAATCCGTCTGATCGCGACGGATCGGGCGCCGGTCGGTTGGTTGAAATGCGACGGCAGCCTGGTGAATATCAGCCAGTATCCCGGCCTGTTTTCCATGATCGGCACCACCTATGGCGGGGACGGGGTCAGGCAGTTCGCCCTGCCCGATCTTCGCGGGCGGCTGCCGATCGGCCAGCGGGCGGCGACCGCCGCGCAGCCGGCCTATCTGCTGGCGGAGACCGGCGGCCAGCAGACCACGACCCTGACGGCCCTGCCGCCTCACAGCCATGATTTCATGGTGACAACGGATGCGGCCACGACGACCCAGCCGGACGGCGCGGTTCCCGCCGTTCCGCCCCAGCCGTTTCAGACCTTCGTGCCGCAATCGGCCACGGCCGGATCGGTCGCCCTGTCGGCGAGCATGCTCACCTATGTCGGCGGCAACCAGCCCCACGACAATATGATGCCGAGCATGCCCATGGCCTACATCATCTCCGTGGCGGGCAGCATGCCGCAGACGATGCCGGAAGGAGGTGCCTGA
- a CDS encoding phage tail protein, with protein sequence MSDLLAYLGEIRLFAHNKIPDNWAVCDGSLIGITANPALFTLLGKAFGGDALNFALPDLRGRAVIGVAPAGRGETGGSEQVTVTVENLPPHTHPVAAVSAPADTANPAGAYLAEPTPQSSSLPAGPPVWKPDPAALTALHPMTVASTGSDLPHENRQPYIVLSYCICTNGPYPSRSS encoded by the coding sequence GTGTCCGATCTGCTGGCCTATCTTGGTGAAATCCGTCTGTTCGCTCACAACAAGATCCCCGATAATTGGGCGGTATGTGACGGCTCCCTTATCGGTATCACGGCCAATCCGGCCCTGTTCACCCTGTTGGGGAAGGCCTTCGGCGGTGATGCCCTGAACTTCGCCCTGCCTGATCTGCGGGGGCGGGCGGTCATCGGCGTGGCGCCCGCCGGGCGGGGGGAGACCGGCGGCAGCGAGCAGGTTACGGTGACGGTCGAGAATCTGCCGCCACATACGCACCCCGTGGCCGCCGTGTCGGCACCGGCCGATACGGCCAACCCGGCCGGCGCATATCTGGCGGAGCCGACGCCGCAATCCTCGTCGCTACCGGCCGGGCCGCCCGTCTGGAAGCCTGATCCGGCGGCCCTCACCGCGCTGCACCCGATGACCGTCGCCTCCACCGGGTCCGATCTGCCGCATGAAAACCGGCAGCCATATATCGTGCTGAGCTACTGCATCTGCACGAACGGCCCCTATCCTTCACGCAGCAGCTGA
- a CDS encoding methyl-accepting chemotaxis protein — protein sequence MLARIAFDRSADPILVAGPDGFLACNDAAVRFLGARDRTEIIGLQPARLSPPVQPDGSPSEVGAVAHLRAALAKGFSRFEWTHCRLDRTPVPVEVTLVAFEHQGRPLAVVYWRDLTRVVEEREAGRHMAEEVIGRAEGFARRTDEMQSRARSLAVEAHRGLDEIRAADGSAAQVSDEAQAIAAATGQLAASIGEIGARMAEADAVTRSAGDEATRADALVQELAGTAGRIGAVVSLINQIASQTNLLALNATIEAARAGAAGKGFAVVAGEVKSLATQTARATEEIAGQIASVQEQTRGTVEAIQNIGAVIARLRDISSAIAAGTEEQGATTRDIAGRVTTAAEGARKVAVSIGRVREAADESGRVSQEVLAAASGLEAEFGQLKTLVGTMLHR from the coding sequence ATGCTGGCCCGGATCGCCTTCGACCGCTCGGCAGATCCGATCCTGGTCGCCGGGCCCGATGGGTTCCTGGCCTGCAACGATGCCGCCGTCCGCTTCCTGGGCGCACGCGATCGCACCGAGATCATCGGCCTGCAGCCGGCGCGGCTGTCGCCCCCTGTTCAGCCCGACGGGTCCCCGTCCGAGGTGGGGGCCGTGGCCCATCTGCGGGCGGCGCTGGCCAAAGGGTTCTCGCGTTTCGAATGGACCCATTGCCGGCTTGACCGCACGCCCGTGCCCGTCGAGGTGACGCTGGTGGCCTTCGAACACCAGGGCCGCCCTCTGGCGGTGGTCTATTGGCGCGATCTGACGCGGGTGGTGGAGGAGCGCGAGGCCGGCCGGCACATGGCGGAAGAGGTGATCGGGCGCGCCGAGGGCTTCGCCCGCCGGACCGACGAGATGCAGTCGCGGGCCCGCAGCCTGGCCGTGGAGGCGCATCGCGGGCTGGACGAGATCAGGGCGGCCGACGGTTCCGCGGCACAGGTGTCCGACGAAGCCCAGGCGATCGCCGCGGCGACCGGCCAGCTTGCGGCGTCGATCGGCGAAATCGGCGCGCGGATGGCCGAAGCCGACGCCGTCACCCGCTCGGCAGGTGACGAGGCCACCCGCGCCGATGCCCTGGTGCAGGAACTGGCCGGCACCGCAGGCCGGATCGGCGCGGTGGTCAGCCTGATCAACCAGATCGCCAGCCAGACCAATCTTCTGGCACTCAACGCCACCATCGAGGCGGCGCGCGCCGGGGCCGCCGGCAAAGGTTTTGCCGTGGTGGCCGGCGAGGTGAAGAGCCTGGCGACCCAGACCGCGCGCGCCACCGAAGAGATCGCCGGCCAGATCGCCTCGGTTCAGGAGCAGACCCGCGGCACGGTGGAGGCGATCCAGAACATCGGTGCGGTGATCGCACGATTGCGCGACATCTCGTCGGCCATTGCCGCCGGCACCGAAGAGCAGGGCGCGACCACCCGCGACATCGCCGGCCGTGTCACCACGGCCGCCGAGGGTGCCCGCAAGGTGGCGGTCAGTATCGGCCGCGTCCGCGAGGCCGCCGATGAAAGCGGCCGGGTGTCGCAGGAGGTGCTTGCCGCGGCGAGCGGGCTGGAGGCCGAATTCGGGCAGCTGAAAACCCTGGTCGGGACGATGTTGCACCGATGA
- a CDS encoding acyl-CoA carboxylase subunit beta: MTQITSSISTGAESFQANRRDMTALIDRVRALEARTRAASARSKPRFEKRHQLLPRERVALLLDPGTPFVELSTLAGYLMDSTDPEKSIPGGGVIAGIGFVSGVRVMVSASDSGIDAGALQPMGLAKQLRAQELALENKLPYVQLVESAGANLMNYRVEDFVHGGSMFRNLARLSAAGLPVVTVTHGSSTAGGAYQTGLSDYIVMVRDRTRAFLAGPPLLKAATGEIATEEELGGAVMHTSISGLGDYLAEDDRHAIAIARDIVAGLDWDAGLVRATPEHAPLPPRLDPEELVGLMPVDHKRPVDMKQVIARIVDDSDFLEFGERYGPATVCGHARIEGFAVGIITNNGPIDPAGANKATHFIQACCQSETPIIYLNNTTGYMVGRAYEEAGMIKHGSKMIQAVTSATVPQITIYCGASFGAGNYGMCGRGFHPRFCFSWPNARTAVMGGEQAAQTMAIVTAAAAKRKGVEPDQAQLDALQKRIIDIFDGQMSVFATSSRLLDDGVIDPRDTRAVLAEVLAICREAEARQPRRMQFSVARP; encoded by the coding sequence ATGACGCAGATAACGTCCTCCATCTCGACCGGAGCCGAGAGCTTCCAGGCGAATCGCCGGGACATGACGGCGCTGATCGATCGGGTCCGGGCGCTGGAGGCGCGGACGCGGGCGGCATCTGCCCGGTCCAAGCCGCGGTTCGAAAAGCGCCACCAGCTGCTGCCGCGCGAACGGGTCGCCCTGCTGCTGGATCCGGGCACGCCTTTCGTCGAGCTGTCGACCCTGGCCGGCTATCTGATGGACAGCACGGATCCCGAAAAGAGCATTCCCGGCGGCGGCGTCATCGCCGGCATCGGCTTCGTGTCGGGCGTGCGGGTGATGGTCTCTGCCTCCGACAGCGGCATCGATGCCGGCGCGCTCCAGCCCATGGGCCTGGCCAAGCAGCTGCGCGCGCAGGAACTGGCGCTGGAAAACAAGCTGCCCTATGTCCAGCTGGTCGAAAGCGCCGGCGCCAATCTGATGAACTACCGCGTGGAAGATTTTGTCCATGGCGGCAGCATGTTCCGCAATCTCGCCCGGTTGTCGGCCGCGGGCCTGCCGGTGGTGACCGTCACCCATGGCTCGTCGACGGCCGGCGGCGCCTATCAGACCGGGCTGTCGGACTATATCGTCATGGTCCGCGACCGCACCCGCGCCTTTCTGGCCGGCCCGCCGCTGCTGAAGGCCGCCACCGGCGAGATCGCGACCGAAGAGGAGCTGGGCGGTGCGGTGATGCATACCAGCATCTCAGGGCTCGGCGACTATCTGGCCGAGGACGATCGCCATGCCATCGCCATCGCCCGCGACATCGTCGCCGGGCTGGACTGGGATGCGGGCCTGGTGCGCGCCACGCCGGAACACGCCCCGCTGCCGCCCCGGCTCGACCCGGAAGAGCTGGTCGGGCTGATGCCGGTGGATCACAAGCGGCCGGTCGACATGAAACAGGTCATCGCCCGCATCGTCGACGACAGCGACTTCCTGGAATTCGGCGAGCGCTACGGCCCGGCCACGGTCTGCGGCCATGCCCGGATCGAGGGTTTCGCGGTCGGCATCATCACCAATAACGGCCCGATCGATCCGGCCGGCGCCAACAAGGCGACCCATTTCATCCAGGCCTGCTGCCAGTCTGAAACCCCGATCATCTACCTGAACAACACCACCGGCTACATGGTCGGCCGCGCCTATGAAGAGGCGGGGATGATCAAGCACGGCTCCAAGATGATCCAGGCGGTGACCAGCGCCACCGTGCCGCAGATCACCATCTATTGCGGCGCCTCCTTCGGTGCCGGCAATTACGGCATGTGCGGCCGCGGCTTCCACCCGCGTTTCTGCTTCTCGTGGCCCAATGCCCGCACCGCGGTGATGGGCGGCGAGCAGGCGGCCCAGACCATGGCGATCGTCACGGCGGCCGCCGCGAAGCGCAAGGGGGTGGAGCCGGATCAGGCCCAGCTGGATGCGCTGCAGAAGCGGATCATCGACATCTTCGACGGCCAGATGAGCGTCTTCGCCACCAGTTCCCGCCTGCTGGACGACGGCGTGATCGACCCGCGCGACACCCGCGCGGTGCTGGCCGAGGTGCTGGCGATCTGCCGCGAGGCCGAGGCCCGCCAGCCCCGCCGGATGCAGTTCTCGGTCGCCAGGCCGTGA